The sequence CTGACCAGCGAGTGAATTGGCCCTTTCGCGCAAACCTACTTTGACTAGCCATTCGAGTGCTTCGCTCGTTGTCGATTCATGAAGGGACTTTGAGAACAACGGATGACTACGCGCCGAGCTGCAAGCCTGCACCGCCAGCCTGACATTCTCGAGAACAGTGAGGCTGGGGAACAGCGTCGTGATCTGATAGGTTCTGCTCAGACCACGACGAGTGAGAGCCGCAGCGGACAAGCTATCCACCCGATCGCCGCAAAACGACACAGCGCCTGAGGTCTTCTGTATCCTACCGGCAATCAGATCGAACAGAGTAGACTTGCCGGCGCCATTCGGTCCGATTAGCGCGACGACCTCGCCAGTTTCAACGACTATGTCGACATCGCTCACCGCAGCAAGTGCGCCCCACTTCTTGGTCAATCCCTTGCACTCAAGAAGCGACATGATTCATCTCCAGGCGGCTGGCTTTCCGCAAAGCGAGGGCGTTCGAAATTGAGGACTTGATCCCCCAGAGACCATTCGGAGCAACCACGACGACGATCATGAAGAGCAGTCCCATAAAGAGCGGCCAACTCGTCGCTACTGCACTCAATTGATGCCCGCCGATCACCATCAACGCCGCACCGATCATCGGGCCGATCAAAGTCCCGCTACCGCCAAGCACCACAGCAACGAGAACGTAGCCGGATAGTGTCCAATGAAGGAGTTCAGGCGAAACGAACAACAAGAAGCCGGCATGAAGCGCGCCGGCCAAACCAGCGCCTGTATTCGAGATCACGAACGCAGCCAGCCGAAGCTGACAAGGCTCGTAGCCGATCGCGATAGCTCGCCTCTCGTTCTCTCGAACGGCAACAATAGCGGTCCCCATAGGAGAACGAACGAACCTGCTCGCGAGCCATGCGGTACCCACCACAAGAGTCACAGTGAGCCAGTAATAGCCGTCACGGGATTCCAGGCCAGCAAATCCCCAAGGCCCCGGGTTTCGGATAAGTCCCGAAATTCCGTCCGAGCCTCCGGTTACGGCATTCCATTTGAAAGCAACGGCAAACGCCAGCTGCGCGAACGCAAGCGTGAGCATCGCGAATGCGACGCCGCTTGCCCTGGTGCAGAGCCAACCGATCGGGATGGACAGGATGAACACCGCAACCACCGCAATCAAGATGGCGATCGGCAGTGGCAACTGACCGACGACCAAAGCGAAGGCCGCCACATAAGCTCCGACCCCGTAGGGCGCAGCGTGCCCAAACGAGAACATACGGGCGTAGCCCACTTGGACATCGAGACTCATCGCGAACAGGGCGAAGATCAGGATCTCGGTCAAAAGGGTAACGTGAAAGCCGGGAAGAAAGAACGGCGCCGACAATAGAAGTGCGACGACTGGTACTGCGTACTTCATTAGTCTTGCTCTCCGAACAATCCGCCAGGCCGATACAGAAGCACCCCAATCATCAGCAGATAGGTCGCGACTAGTGCCAATTCCGGAAGATAGAAGTTGCCGAACGTCTGCGTGAGCGCGACCAGGACGCTAGCAGCGACAGAGCCGAACAAGCTCCCCATGCCGCCGATCATGACGATAACAAACGAGTCTATGATTGCCGCCCCGCCCATGCCGATGTAGCCCGTAATCAGCGGCACCGCGAGATAGCCACCCAGACCCGCGAACGCGCAGCCAACGGCAAACGTCAGCGACCTCATCAGCCCGACGTCGATCCCGAGCGCCTGGGTCATTTCCGCATTCTGGGCGATCGCCCGGATCAACAATCCCAATCGCGTGCGCAAGAACACGTAAGTGAGCGCCAACAGAACGATGATCCCCCACAAGATCAAAAAGATCCGATATGCAGGATAAGGCTCGTCGCCAATCCACAGCACTCCGGAAAGTATTTCGGGAAGCTCCACATCGCGAGTGTTTGGCCCCCAAATAAGCCGGATCGACTCGCTCAAAACCAAGCTCAAGCCGAATGTGATCAGCAAAAAGCTACCACCATCTCGTCGATACAGCCGCCGCAGGAGGGTGAACTCGAGAATGCAGCCCAGGAGACCCGCGGCAAACGGCGCGACTAACAATCCCACCCAGAAAGTCCCGAGGAGAGCAGCTGCCGATATGCCGCAATAGGCTCCAAGCATATAGATCGCACCATGAGCAAAATTCATGATGCGCAATATTCCAAAAATAAGAGTGAGGCCCATCATCAGCATCGCGAGCAACGACGCCAAAGCGAGGGTGTTCAAAGTCAGATTGAGCAAGACTTGCCAAGAGATCATCTACGCACCCCTCGAAATCCCAGCCCCTTCAGAAAGAAGCTGGATCTCCGCGCCTCAGTAAGTGTCCTTACGGCAACCGGGCATCACCGCATCAATCGCATAGGCTTTGCCAATCTTCGGCACCGGGTACGCCACCTGGTCGGTCTTCTCGACCTTGGCAATGAAGACCTGCTGCTCGGCCTGATGGTCGCAGGCGCGCATCTTCACCTTGCCCTTGACGCTATCGATCTCCAGCCCCTCGAGAGCACCCCGCACAGCGGTGGCGTCCGTAGAATTGCTCCGGCGGATTGCCTCAGCCAGGAACGCGAGCGCCTGCCATTGCTCACCCTCATAAGTATCCGGAACATCGTTGTACTCGGCCTTAAACAACCGAACGAACTCCGCATTCCCGGGCGCGTCATATCCAAAATTATACTGACTAACGCCGTATAGTCCGACCGCAGCATCTCCAAGGGGCTTGATATTCAGAATATCCAAGACCTCTGTTACAAGTTGCATTCGATCGGCCAAACGATACTGGGCGGCCTGCTTAAGGAAGGCCGTCGCATCATCTCCGCTCATCGCGATGTAGAGCACTTCGGGATTGGCCTCCCTGATCCTGGCAATGAAGCTGGAATAATCTTTGGTACCCAAAGGAGACAATACTTGTCCTACGACCTCCTTCTTGAGATCAGCTATGAGCTTCTCAAAAGTTGCAACGCTGCTTTTGCCCCAAGCATAATCTTGCGCAATCGCGAAGTGACGCTTCTTAGGCGAGTCCGCCAACCAGAGAGCAATCGTCCTCGCACGCATAGGCCCAGACGTACATGAGCGGAATGCATTCGGCACAAAGTTGGCGGCAGTCATTGACCCGACTCCGCTAATGCTTCCGACATAGATAGTATTCCAGTCGTTGAGACGCGGCATCACTGCCAGCGATTCAGGGCTCGAAATGATGCCAGTGATCAGATTCACCCCGCCGCGCTCGACAAGCTCTGTTACCTTACGCACACACGCAGCAGGATCGCCCTGCGTATCCTCATAGATGAATTCGACGGGCCGGCCATGGATGCCACCTTTGGCATTCACGGTCTTGGCGAACAGGCGGCACGACCGCTGCACCTGCTGACCCAGCGCGGCCCAGTTGCCCGTAATCCCGGTCGGAACCCCAATCCGGATAGGCCCCGCCTCCGCCCTAGCCGACTTGCGAAGCCCCGGGAGCAATGCGCTCCCGGAAACGGCAGCTGAACTGACCAAAAGGGATCTTCTGCTTATTGACATTATAGCCTCCCTGAGAATGGAGCCACCGTTGGCACTATATCTCTCTGGCAGCCAATCTAGCTTCGTTTAATAGTTTAGTCAACATACCTATTTGACGAATAGAGGGGGCGTACCAACTCAATCGATGTAAGAGATTGTTTCGCCAAAATTAAAGAGTTCGGGCGCGACAGGCGACTGACGCTCTTCCTCGATGTGAGCTGCCAGCCCTGCGCAGCGCCCGACGGCCGCAACCGACCGCATGGCTCCGACTGGAAACTCAATTTCATGAAGAACGGCACCTAACGCACCGGTGACGTTGAGTGTAATGTGCCGCTTGGCGTCCTTGTCGATAGCCGCGCTTAGTAACTTGATCAGAGAGATGTAGTCGCCCTTCACTCCCGCGTCACCGGCAATCTTGAAGAGACGTTCAGCCCTAGGATCGCCTGAAGTGTATTGCTGGTGACCGAAGCCGGGAATGCGCCGTTTTTGCTTCTTGAAGTCTTGGACCACCTGATCGGCCCAGGTAGCCTTCTCACCTTCAAAGGCTATTCCGTCGCTTAAGATGCGGCCAGCACCAGTCATCGTACCCGCAAAGCGGTTGCCTACCATCAGAATGCCAGCAGCCAAGGGAATTTGCACGTCGTCTGGATTTGAATCTGCCACCAGGCGGGCGACGAGCGCCCCGGGCGTGAGCCCATGATCCATGAGAATCAAAAGGGCTGCATCGAGGACCTTGGTCTGAGCTTCCGTGGGGCGACGCCCCGTCACGATAAAATAGAACCCCTGCGTAAAGGTCATCTCGCCGACGACGTGAGACAGCGCATCGCACCCTCTCATTCGCAGACGAGCGACATCGTTCGGATGACTGCCAATCCTGGTTGTAGCCATTTCTCTACCTTTCTAAGCTCGGAAACCGTTTGCGCGAGAGCGTAGAGCCTACTATCCGCGCTGCAACTCCAGGATCGCTTCCGTGGAGTAACCCAGTGGACCGAGAACCTCAGCCGCGTGCTCATTGAGGTCGGGCGCAGCATTCAACGGCTGGTCCGTACGGCTCCCGTCGTACCGAACTGGACGCCTGATGGTGATGTGCGGACCATGGACGGGATGGCTTATCTCGGTAAACGTATCTAGATGACGCACCTGGGCATCATCCATTACCTCTTGCAAGGTAAGGATCGGCGCATGAGGAACGTCGTTATCAACCAAACGATCAATCCAATATTTGCGTTCTTGCGTTTTAGCCGTAGCCCCGAGCTCCTGCGCCAGCTGCTCGTAGTTCTCCATACGGCCAGCGCGGCTCTCGAACCTTGGATCAGAGCCCAAGTCCGATCGATCGAACGCCTTCTGGACACCAACCCAGAATTTGGTTGGCGAGGACATATGAATTGCCAAAAGGGCGCCATCGCTACAGCGCAACGCGTAGGACTGCGATGCCCTTACTCGCATCAACGGATCCGGCTTGATCCCGGCCATGGTATAATTCGCAAACGGATCAGCGATGAAGGCGATGGCCGATTCCAGCATGTTAAGCTGAATTGTCCTCGCCGTACCGGTTCTTTCGCGCTCGAACAACGCCCCTAAGACGGCGTAGCTCGCGTACATGCCGGTAAGATTGTCGACCACAGAGGGCCCTGTGATCTGCCCCTCTGCCCCGAGCATCAGGCCGGAGATACCGCTCAGCGCCTGGCCAACCGCATCGTAAGCCGGTCGATCGGCATAAGGTCCAGTGTCGCCGAACCCGGTGATCGAACAAATAATCAGGCGCGGATTCACCTCACGCAGGCGCGCCACCCCTAGTCCCAACCTGTCCATGACGCCCGCTCGAAAATTTTCGATGAGAACGTCCGCCGTTTCAATCAACTTGAGGAACGCTTCGCGGCCCTTTTCTCCCTTCAGGTTGAGAACAACGCTCCTCTTGTTCCGATTATACGTGCAGAAGTAGGGGCTATAGTTCCCTCCACGAAAGGACCGAAAGGGATCTCCATCGGGGGGATTTTCGACCTTGATGACGTCTGCCCCAAGATCGGCAAGCATAGTCCCTGCAAGCGGTCCAGTGATCATCGCAGTGAGCTCGATGATCCTAATACCTGTGAGGGAGCTGCGCGCGTCTTTGTCCATGATTAGCCCGCTCGATTTGGTTGCATTTCACCGCCAATTCAGAAAATATATATTGGAAAACTACCTTTGTCGACAGATATTCTTTTCGTTCGGATGGAGAACTGGGTCGCCATGAAAGTCACATCAACGATTGCAAAAATCAAAATCGACAACTCCTATATGGGCGGCTACCTCGCCCTGCCGCGGGGCGCCCCCCGCGGCGGAGTAGTCGTTCTGCAGGAGATCTTCGGCGTTACGCCAGCCATGCGCGCCATTGCCGACGATTTTGCGACCGAGGGCTATGCCGCCCTAGTGCCTGATATCTATTGGCGAATGCAGCGAGACCTCGACCTCGGTAACGGCGAAGATCCTGCCCAAAGACAAGCGGCAGTCGATTTCTCCGAGCGCTTCGACGAACGAGTCGGAACGACTGATATCTGCGCAAGCCTTGATTGGCTTGCAAACTACTTGAAGCAGTCGTCGCGACCCGGCCTCGTGGGCTTTTGCCTTGGAGGTCGCCTGGCCGTTCGCGCCGCTTCGCTCACCGAAGTGGCGTGCATGGTCTCGATGTACGGAGTGCGGCTCGACTCGCTCGGTGAGGAGATCAGGAAGGCGAGAAGCCCGATGCAATTCCATTTTGGTGAAAATGACAATCACAATCCCATGGTCACGATCAACCGGATTCGCGAAATCGTGACGGAGAGAGCTGCGCCGAACGACGAGTTCTATACTTATCCCGACGCGGAGCATGCATTCTATAATCGGTTCCGGACGGACCGATTCAACGAGAAGGCCCATCGTCTTGCCAGGTCACGCGTCGTAAGCTTCCTTCGGCAGTATATTGGGTGATATGAAAGAGTGACGTTTATGCCTCCTTCTATCAAGCCGTGGTCAGTGTGATCTGATCTCTATACGCCCAGGATCAGAATTATTCCGGCCATGACCACCACGACGCAAGCACCCAAGAGTGACGAGTCTAAGTGCATCCTCGTTGCACCCCTCGGCTGGGAGGAGCGGACGACGATGAAGGCCTCAAGATTTTCGGACGCCTAGAAGGCGTTCATCCTGAAGCAGGGCCATGACGGGGGTGCAGTGGCGGAGATCTGCCGCAACGCCGGGATCAGCCAGGCGACTACTTCAACTGGAAGAAGAAGTATGACGGACTGCTGCCGACTGACATGCGGCTGTTGAAACAGCTCGAGGATGAGAACGCCAAGCTGAAGAAGTCATGGTCGCTCGTGGTGGCCTCGGTGTCGAGATCCCGCCTGAAGAGGTGCCCGGTCGCCAAAAGGAGCTCGTACGCGCCTGTCGGCTGGCGGCAAAGCCCGTCATCATCGCGACGCAAATGCTCGACTCGATGGTTGCCGCGCCCACCCCGCCGCGGGCGGAAGCTTCTGACGTTGCGACAGCAATCTATGATGGCGCGGACGCGGTAATGCTGCCTGCCGAATCGGCGAGCGGAGCCTATTCGATTGAGGCAGTCGACATGATGGACCGCATCATGACAAGCGGCCTCGCCACCGACGGCTACCTCGCGCTGACAACCGCCACGCCCGACGTGGTGATGATCGGACGAATGGACGAAGGCATGAGCCACTTGATCCTGCTCGCTGTACCTCTCTTCGTCTTCCTCGGCCTTCTGATCGAGATGACGGGCATGGCACGAGCCATGGTCGGGTTCCTGGCGAGCCTCTTAGGTCACGTCCGTGGCGGTCTGCATTACGTGCTGGTCGGTGCGATGTACCTGGTTTCGGGCATTTCCGAGTCCAAGGCGGCGGATATGGCTGCGGTGGCTCCTGTGTTGTTTCCCGAGATGCGGCAGAGAGGAGCAAAGCCATGCGATCTCGTTGCGCTCCTTGCCGCGACGGGGGCACAGACGGAGACGATTCCCCCGTCACTGGTTCTGATCACGATCGGCTCGGTGACGGGCGTGTCGATCTCGGCACTGTTCACCGGCGGATTGCTTCCGGGCGTGGTGCTCGCGATGATGCTTGCGGCGGTCGTGTGGTGGCGATACCGCCGCGAGGACCTGTCGCACGTCAAAAGGGCGGCGGGGTGGGAGATCGGCCGCGCCTTTGTCATCGCGATACCCGCGATCGCCTTGCCGTTCGTGATCCGGACCGCCGTCGTCGAAGGCGGCGCGACCGCAACGGAGGTCTCAACCATCGGCATCCTGTACTCGGTCTGCGCGGGTCTCTTGATCTATCGGCAGTTCGACTGGCGCCGGATCTATCCGATGCTGGTCGAGACGGCCTCGCTGTCAGGGGCGATCCTGCTCATCATCGGCGCGGCGACGGGCATGGCAGGGGCGCTGACCCAGTCGGGATTTTCTGCCTCTCTCGCCAAGTTCATGACCAGCCTTCCCGGCGGCGTGCCCGTCTTCCTGGCTGTGACGATCGTGACTTTCGTGATGCTGGGCAGCGTACTGGAAGGGATCCCGGCCATCGTCCTGTTCGGTCCGCTGCTGTTCCCGATCGCGCGGCAGGTCGGGGTGCACGTTGTTCACTATGCGATGGTGGTCGTTCTCGCGATGGGCATTGGTCTGTTCGCGCCGCCGTTCGGCGTCGGTTACTACGCGGCCTGCGCTATCAGTCGGATCAACCCGGACGAGGGCATGAAGCCGATCGTGGGCTACATGATTGCGCTCTTGATCGGCACGCTCATCGTCGCCGCGGTACCCTGGCTGTCG is a genomic window of Bradyrhizobium sp. CB1717 containing:
- a CDS encoding ABC transporter ATP-binding protein; the encoded protein is MSLLECKGLTKKWGALAAVSDVDIVVETGEVVALIGPNGAGKSTLFDLIAGRIQKTSGAVSFCGDRVDSLSAAALTRRGLSRTYQITTLFPSLTVLENVRLAVQACSSARSHPLFSKSLHESTTSEALEWLVKVGLRERANSLAGQLSHGDQRLTEIAVALATRPKLLLLDEPTQGMSVEETRGTVELLKSLLKDTDIAVLLVEHDLEVVFGLAHRIVVLDRGTKIADGLPAAVKADPVVQQAYLGVGNVAH
- a CDS encoding branched-chain amino acid ABC transporter permease, yielding MKYAVPVVALLLSAPFFLPGFHVTLLTEILIFALFAMSLDVQVGYARMFSFGHAAPYGVGAYVAAFALVVGQLPLPIAILIAVVAVFILSIPIGWLCTRASGVAFAMLTLAFAQLAFAVAFKWNAVTGGSDGISGLIRNPGPWGFAGLESRDGYYWLTVTLVVGTAWLASRFVRSPMGTAIVAVRENERRAIAIGYEPCQLRLAAFVISNTGAGLAGALHAGFLLFVSPELLHWTLSGYVLVAVVLGGSGTLIGPMIGAALMVIGGHQLSAVATSWPLFMGLLFMIVVVVAPNGLWGIKSSISNALALRKASRLEMNHVAS
- a CDS encoding branched-chain amino acid ABC transporter permease → MISWQVLLNLTLNTLALASLLAMLMMGLTLIFGILRIMNFAHGAIYMLGAYCGISAAALLGTFWVGLLVAPFAAGLLGCILEFTLLRRLYRRDGGSFLLITFGLSLVLSESIRLIWGPNTRDVELPEILSGVLWIGDEPYPAYRIFLILWGIIVLLALTYVFLRTRLGLLIRAIAQNAEMTQALGIDVGLMRSLTFAVGCAFAGLGGYLAVPLITGYIGMGGAAIIDSFVIVMIGGMGSLFGSVAASVLVALTQTFGNFYLPELALVATYLLMIGVLLYRPGGLFGEQD
- a CDS encoding ABC transporter substrate-binding protein translates to MSISRRSLLVSSAAVSGSALLPGLRKSARAEAGPIRIGVPTGITGNWAALGQQVQRSCRLFAKTVNAKGGIHGRPVEFIYEDTQGDPAACVRKVTELVERGGVNLITGIISSPESLAVMPRLNDWNTIYVGSISGVGSMTAANFVPNAFRSCTSGPMRARTIALWLADSPKKRHFAIAQDYAWGKSSVATFEKLIADLKKEVVGQVLSPLGTKDYSSFIARIREANPEVLYIAMSGDDATAFLKQAAQYRLADRMQLVTEVLDILNIKPLGDAAVGLYGVSQYNFGYDAPGNAEFVRLFKAEYNDVPDTYEGEQWQALAFLAEAIRRSNSTDATAVRGALEGLEIDSVKGKVKMRACDHQAEQQVFIAKVEKTDQVAYPVPKIGKAYAIDAVMPGCRKDTY
- a CDS encoding citryl-CoA lyase, which produces MATTRIGSHPNDVARLRMRGCDALSHVVGEMTFTQGFYFIVTGRRPTEAQTKVLDAALLILMDHGLTPGALVARLVADSNPDDVQIPLAAGILMVGNRFAGTMTGAGRILSDGIAFEGEKATWADQVVQDFKKQKRRIPGFGHQQYTSGDPRAERLFKIAGDAGVKGDYISLIKLLSAAIDKDAKRHITLNVTGALGAVLHEIEFPVGAMRSVAAVGRCAGLAAHIEEERQSPVAPELFNFGETISYID
- a CDS encoding CoA transferase, which translates into the protein MDKDARSSLTGIRIIELTAMITGPLAGTMLADLGADVIKVENPPDGDPFRSFRGGNYSPYFCTYNRNKRSVVLNLKGEKGREAFLKLIETADVLIENFRAGVMDRLGLGVARLREVNPRLIICSITGFGDTGPYADRPAYDAVGQALSGISGLMLGAEGQITGPSVVDNLTGMYASYAVLGALFERERTGTARTIQLNMLESAIAFIADPFANYTMAGIKPDPLMRVRASQSYALRCSDGALLAIHMSSPTKFWVGVQKAFDRSDLGSDPRFESRAGRMENYEQLAQELGATAKTQERKYWIDRLVDNDVPHAPILTLQEVMDDAQVRHLDTFTEISHPVHGPHITIRRPVRYDGSRTDQPLNAAPDLNEHAAEVLGPLGYSTEAILELQRG
- a CDS encoding dienelactone hydrolase family protein yields the protein MSTDILFVRMENWVAMKVTSTIAKIKIDNSYMGGYLALPRGAPRGGVVVLQEIFGVTPAMRAIADDFATEGYAALVPDIYWRMQRDLDLGNGEDPAQRQAAVDFSERFDERVGTTDICASLDWLANYLKQSSRPGLVGFCLGGRLAVRAASLTEVACMVSMYGVRLDSLGEEIRKARSPMQFHFGENDNHNPMVTINRIREIVTERAAPNDEFYTYPDAEHAFYNRFRTDRFNEKAHRLARSRVVSFLRQYIG
- a CDS encoding pyruvate kinase, which translates into the protein MVARGGLGVEIPPEEVPGRQKELVRACRLAAKPVIIATQMLDSMVAAPTPPRAEASDVATAIYDGADAVMLPAESASGAYSIEAVDMMDRIMTSGLATDGYLALTTATPDVVMIGRMDEGMSHLILLAVPLFVFLGLLIEMTGMARAMVGFLASLLGHVRGGLHYVLVGAMYLVSGISESKAADMAAVAPVLFPEMRQRGAKPCDLVALLAATGAQTETIPPSLVLITIGSVTGVSISALFTGGLLPGVVLAMMLAAVVWWRYRREDLSHVKRAAGWEIGRAFVIAIPAIALPFVIRTAVVEGGATATEVSTIGILYSVCAGLLIYRQFDWRRIYPMLVETASLSGAILLIIGAATGMAGALTQSGFSASLAKFMTSLPGGVPVFLAVTIVTFVMLGSVLEGIPAIVLFGPLLFPIARQVGVHVVHYAMVVVLAMGIGLFAPPFGVGYYAACAISRINPDEGMKPIVGYMIALLIGTLIVAAVPWLSIGFL